CCAGTCGGCGCGCGCCCTCCCGGCGGGGACGCCCGCACGGGCGAGAAACGCGTCGTCACGCATGAGCGCCGTGTACGTCGCGGCGAGGTGCGCCCCGGCCGAGCAGCCCAGAAGCCCGACGCTGCCCTCGTCCACGTGCCACTCGTCCGCGCGGGCGCGAACCGTCGCCACGGCACGGGCGAGGTCAACCTGCGGGGCGGGCAGAAGCGGCGTCGGGGCGTCGGGCTCGAGGACCGTGTAGTCGAGCACGAAGGCCTGGAGGCCGCGGGCGAGGAGGGCGAGCGCAATCGGTTCCGACTCGCGGTCCGAGCAGCGCTCGTAGCAGCCGCCGGGGCACACCACGACCGCCGGCCGGCGGCGCGACGCCTGGTCGGTCAAGTTGTCCTGGGAGTAGGCGGTGAGCGTGGCGGTCTTGGACCCGTAGCCGGAACCCGGAAGCTCGATCTTCTCGATGCGCATGGCGCCTCCCTGCCTCGTCGTTTCCCCGCACCCATCATACGACCAACCAAACAACCAAAGGGGTCGGGTCCGTTTTGACAGACCAGACCCTAACGAAACTGTCAAAACGGACCCGACCCCTTTGGTTGCTCGTGCGCGACGTCTGCGACGCAGCGCGCCCGCACGATGTCGGTCATGCTCACGGGCCGGCCGCGGACCGAGCTGCTCACGTGCCGCGACGTCGTGGAGGCGGGGCGCCACCCGTACACCGGTCGCCTCGGCG
Above is a genomic segment from Olsenella timonensis containing:
- a CDS encoding alpha/beta hydrolase — protein: MRIEKIELPGSGYGSKTATLTAYSQDNLTDQASRRRPAVVVCPGGCYERCSDRESEPIALALLARGLQAFVLDYTVLEPDAPTPLLPAPQVDLARAVATVRARADEWHVDEGSVGLLGCSAGAHLAATYTALMRDDAFLARAGVPAGRARADWQILCYPAIDLDLGWLSDPAAIARICPEDSPLRRAQDLVSDATPPTFLWHTAVDATVPVGNSYLYSTALAARGVDHECHVFHAGRHGLSLATPESEHYPGDVVPHVARWLELAVEWLGELPLP